GAAAACAGCATCAAAACACCACCCATCGTCGGCGTTCCGGCCTTTGCTTTATGCCGTTCCGGCACCTCTTCCCGGATGTTCTGACCTATCTGCAACCGCTTCACCAGATTAATCAATGGCTTGCCCATCGCCAGGGTAAGTATAATCGCCAGGGCACCGGCAATGGCCGCCCGAAAAGTGATGTAACGAAATAAATTTAAAGGACTAAAGTAAGGTTGGAGCGATGTCAACCAGTGGTAAAGCATTATTCCATCTCCCTCAACACTCTGCGTACCACTTCCCGGTCATCAAAATGGCTCTTCTCTCCGCCGACAATCTGATAGTCCTCATGCCCCTTCCCGGCAATAATTACCGTATCACCACTCTGTGCCCGCTGCAATGCCTGACGAATCGCCTCCTCGCGGTCGACTTCAACAATCACATTAGAACCAGGAGTTCCTATCCCCTGTAAAATTTCGGCGATTATCTGTTTTGGGTCTTCACTCCTCGGGTTATCAGAAGTGACGACGACGATATCGGCGCGCTGAACCGCAACCTTTCCCATCAAAGGTCTTTTCCCCCGGTCCCGGTCGCCACCACATCCGAACACCACTATAATTTTTCCTTTTGTCCATTCGCGGGCTGTTTCCAGTACCCGTTGGAGGGCATCCGGCGTATGGGCATAGTCAACAAAAACCGAAAAACCTAACCTGTTCGGTACCGCCTCCAATCGACCAGGTACCCGGTCCAGTTTACTCACACCCTCGGCAACCACTTCTGGCTCCCATCCCATCGCCTTTGCCACGCCAAAAGTCGCCAGAAGATTCAGGAGATTGTGGCGCCCTGGAATCTTGATTTCAACTGGTATTGTTTTGCCATCAATTCGCACTTCACACCGACTTCCTGCGGGATACAACGCCGTAATTACCCCTGATATGTCCGGACGAGGCTCTACTTCGGGCATCGTTCCATACGAAATTACTTTTGCCCGAGTCAAGTACGGTATTTCCCTGCCAACACGGTCGTCAAAATTTACCACCGCAAACGCGTTTGGTGCAAGACCCTCAAACAGTTTCATCTTTGCCTTTTTGTAATTCTCCATCGTCCGGTGAAAATCAAGATGGTCCTGTGTAAAATTCGTAAAAACTCCTACCCGAAAATCAAGGTCAAAAACCCGGTCCAGTTCCAGTGAGTGGGAAGAAACCTCGGCAACGCACACCGGAACACCGTTTTCAACCATCCGGCTAAGCATCCGAACGAAATCCAGGCTCTCTGGCGTTGTTTGACTCGCCGGCTTTCTCTCCTGACCGTCGAAGTGCTCAATCGTTCCGATAAAACCCGGTTCAAAACCTAACTGCTGGCAGACTGAACGTATCATAAAACAGGTCGTAGTTTTTCCGTTGGTTCCGGTTACCCCAATCAGGCTTAACTTCCGAGCGGGAAAATCGTAAAACCGATTGGCAACTTGGGCAAGAAACCTCCGGGGGAACTTGGTGCCAATCGCTGTGACCCACCCTTTTTTCACTTCCCGAACATCAACCGTTGCCACCGCCACTGCTCCCCGATGAATCGCGTCGTCGATAAACTCCCGACCCGAAACCTTAAAGCCTTCAATCGCCACAAACAAATAACCCGGCTTGACATCTGCCGAATGATAGGCGATTCCTTTAATCTCCACTTCGGAATTGCCCTTAATTTCGCAGGGCACTCCCCGCACCACATCGGTAAGCTTCTTTACTCGACTCATCGCCTAACGACCTTATCCATTTGTTCCAATACCAGCAGTCGCTCGCCGATTTCTTTAAAAACCGGGCATGCCGCTGCTGAAGCAAACCGAACCGTTTTCGGTTCATCAATCATCACCGCAATCACATAGCGCGGATTGTCTTTGGGTAAAAAGCCAACAAAACTCATCAAAGAACGGGTGCTTGAATATCCGCCCCAGGGTTCCACCTTCTGAGCAGTGCCTGTTTTCCCGCAAACCGCCACACCGGGAATTGCCGCAAGCTTACCCGTGCCGTTGATGACCACCCTTTCCAAGATGTCCTTCATCCTTTTTGCCGTGGACTTCTTCACCGCCTGACGGATTGCTTTACCTCCACCATTTGCCCTAACGCCAACGCCATTTGCCAACCCTTCAATCAAATAAGGCTTGAGATACAATCCGTCATTGGCAATGCAAAGATATGCGGCTGCCATTTGCAATAGTGTCGCCGTCACCCCCTGACCAAAAGAGATTGTCGCAAACCGCAACCGATTCCGTAAAAGGCGTGGAGAATCAAGATAACCGGCACCCTCATCAGGCAAGCCAATACCCACCTTCTCCCCAAAACCGAGATACCGCGCCACCGAATAGAACGACTCCGGTTCTATCTCAAACGACATCAATGCGCATGCCGGATTCGAAGAGTTAATAAATACGCTGTCAAACGAAAGCACCCCATTCGGATGAACATCCTTAATCTTTTTCTTGCCAATCTCAATATAACCGCATGACACATCATAAACCCGGTCCGTGAACCGTTCCGGATGGGAATCCTCCAGCGCCGCAGCACATATCACAATCTTAAAACTCGACCCCGGCTCAAACTGGTCTGCTACTGCCGCACTCTTAAACAAATTTTTGGGGAAATTTTTAAAATTGTTGGGGTCGTATCCCGGGTAATCAACCAGCGCCCGAATCGCTCCGGTTCGGGCATCAAGCACCACAACCGAACCCTGTTTTGCCCCGGTTTGAATAACCCCTTTTTCCAGCGCCCGATAACAAATCTCCTGCACATCAACATCAATCGTCAGGTGAATATCCTTTCCCGGTTTTGGTTCCTTGCGGGGATAGCCAGGCGATGGATAGGCAAACCCCTTTGCATCCTTCTGCATCATAATCCAGCCCGGCTCACCCTTTAAAACCCGGTCAAACTCCCATTCAATCCCGGCAAGCCCACCTTCGGCGCCAACAAATCCCACCACATCGGCACACACCTCTTTATACGGATAAACCCGCTGATAGTCATTCTCGACCAGAACCGCGTTCCGAAATCTCCGCCTCACCAGAACCGAACGCAACGAATCGCCCAGCGCAAAATCAACCCGGCGGCGAAACCAGAACAGCCTTTTGTGTTCATCTAAAAGACGACGATTCTCGGAATATGTCCCCAACCCGAAGTCAGCGAAAATCTGTGCCAGGGTATCTTTGTTCCGCACCCATTGGGGAAGAACTCTTATTGAACAGGTGGAACGGTTAAGCGTCAACAGCCTTCCCTTGCAGTCGTAGATTTTTCCCCGTTCCCCCAGTAACTCTACCCGACTAAAATGAAGGCGGTCTGCCTCCCGTTCGTAAAAGCGCCAGCGGACAATCTGCACACCAACGAGCCGGTAAACCAGCCCGCCCCACACCAGCAGTACAATAACCTCAACAATTTTGCTGCGTTTTCCTGCTGATGCCATTACCTCTCACTATTTGCCCGCATCCCTGCCACGGCAACCGCTTCTTCCTTCATCACTCTCGTGGCAACACTGTCCACAGTCTCGCTTTCAAATTTTGCTATCTGCTTTCCATTGTCCACCCAGAGCGACTCAAGCCGGCAGAAACTCTGCAACTTAAAAAGTTCCACCTCAAGACTATCAACCCTCTCCTCTAACAGCCGGCGTTCCTCGGTCAACTGAACCTCAGCCCGTGTCAGCTGAACGCTCCACCAGTGTTGATACAGATATGCCAATGCTATTCCGGAAAGCACCACCACAACTACAATTGCCCTTACACTACCTCTTGAACTCATGCCACCACCTCCAGAACCCTTAAACGGGCGCTCCGTGCCCGGGGATTAATCTGCACCTCTTCTGCGCACGGTCTTATTGGTTTCGGATTCAAAACCCGTACCCGCCGTGTCCATTCACCATGCTCACCTGTTGTTTCAACTTTCTCTTTCTTGCCCTTTTCTTGACCCTTCCAGCGCCGGTACACCTCCTTAAAACACCGGTCTTCGCCTGACTGATAACAAATTACCGCCAGCCTCCCGCCCGGAGCAAGAACCCTTACCGCCGCCTCAAGTCCGGCTGCAACATTTTCCAGCTCGCGGTTTACCACTATCCGCAGCGCCTGAAACACCCGCGCCAGACTCTTCCGAACATTAAATCCTGGCACAGCGCTCCGCACCACATCCGCCAACTCCCGGCTTGTTCTTATCCGTTCCTTATGCTGGTGAATCTTTCGGGCAATTCTACCGCTAAATCGCTCCTCTCCGTACTTGCGTAACCATCCGCGCAACTCCTGCTCCGAAGCCCGACGCAAGATTTCCAGTGCGGTTGGACCTGACCCTTCCGGGTCAAAACGCATATCAAGTAAACCATCCCTATCAAAAGAAAAACCCCGCTCTCCATTAAGTTGAAAAGATGAAACGCCTAAATCCATCAACACCGCAGTCACTGGCTTAACTCCAAGCCGTTCTACCACTTCACCCATATTCACATAACTGGTCCGCACCAGAAAAATCATCGCATCCTGTGGTAGTTGGTTCTGCTTTTCATTTCCGCTTTCTCCGCGCTGTCTTCTTTCATCAAAATCCACCACACGGCAACCAAAATCTTTCAACCTTTCCGCCGCAAACCTTATCGCTGCCGGGTCCAAATCCAGGCCAACTATCCGACTATTTACCCCTAACTCCTTTATCCGACAGGCAATCGCTTCAGTATGGCCTCCCCCTCCTACCGTTCCATCAATAACCGTCCCGGCTTTGATGCACGGCTCGAGCAACTCTAACACCTCATTTACCAGAACCGGGGTGTGGAAAGCCTCCGCCGCTGCCAAACTGTCGCATCCACTCCCAACCCTGCCGGGTCGCTTCATCTCTATCCTCCTGATACCGCGCCATCCACTCATTAACAAACTTACGGAATCGTTCGGGTTGCCAGATCAGAAAAGACCTTCCAGCACCGGTAACAATCACATCCTGCTCAATACCTGCCCACTCCCTCAGATGCTTTGGTAAAAGGATTCTTCCCTGGACATCAAGCACCGCTTCACCAGACTGTGAATACAACAAAATTCGGAACCGCTGCGCTGCTTCGGTATATTCCGGCTGATGACGCAACACCCTTTCTTCATAGTCGTTCCATTCGCTATAGGGATAAACCTCGATAGTTTGATAGCGCCCGGGTGCAAAAATAAAAGTGTCCTCTTCAGGCCCAAGTTTTTTTCGAAACGCCACCGGCACCGCCAACCTGCCTTTGGCATCTATCGTATATTCAAAGGTCCCGAAAAATCTACCCCTCATACCCATACCAGCACCACACCCTATTTTCCACACTTATCCACATATTTAAACACAATGCCATCTCAGTCATTACTATATCCCCACAACTGTTCCTGTCAAGAAAAACCTTCTTATTTTATATAATATTATTACAATTTCTTAAACATCTGAATTATTGAGACTTAACACATTATTCAACCTTAAAAATCAAAAAAAGTCTAAAACCTCTGTTAATTTTTATATGAAGGGGTTGGATTTTTGCCCCACTCGGTACAATGTTGCTGTGCTTCGGCAAAATCACACATTTAAACAAAGTTAGTTGTCTTTCATGCCGGTGAAATCAGAGGCACATTGTCACAACAACAAAAAGAACACCCGCAAAGTTAGATAGTGACAGTGGAAATACATCGTGGTTTTAGTGCGCCAAATCAACTAAATGGTGTTTTCAGGTTTGCTTGACACTTCGGCTTTTGTTTAATATCCTTTTTGTGTATGGCACATGCATATACACCTGGATTAAAGGTCACCAGTAGAACCCACATCAGAAAGATTCGCCGTTTACCTTTGCCTGGAGAAATCCTTGTGGAAAAGGGGCAGCGGGTCAAAGGTGATGACATCGTCGCCCGAACCGAGGTTCCGGGCAATGTTCAAACGGTAAATGTCGCCGGAATACTGGGCGTTCCGCCGGAAGATATCCCCCATCTTATGCTCAAAAAAGCCGGTGACCCGGTTAAGAAAGACGAGGTTATCGCCCGTTCCAAAGGGCTCTTTGGACTGTTCAAGTCCGAAGTCCGCTCGCCGGTAACAGGTACGATTGAAAACATCTCGCCGGTAACCGGTCAGGTCATCGTCCGGGAACCGCCCCAGCCAGTACAGGTTGACGCTTATATTGAAGGGGTTGTTGATGAACTCCTCCCTAAGGAAGGGGTCGTTGTTGCCAACGAAGCCAGTCTGATTCAGGGAATTTTCGGTGTCGGTGGCGAAACGCGCGGCGTGTTAAAACTTGTTGTCAAAACTCCGGATGAAGTCCTGACCGCCGATAAAATCAACGGCGACTGTCAGGGCAAAATTATCATCGGTGGGTCGCTTGTTACCTATGAAGCGATTGAGCAGGCACTAAAGGTCGGCGCGCGTGGCATCGTCGGCGGTGGTGTCGAAGATTCAACCCTCCGGAAATTTCTCGGTTACGACATTGGTGTTGCCATCACCGGTTCAGAAAAACGGGGGCTGACCATCATCATCACCGAAGGTTTCGGTGAGATGCGCATGGCGAAGCGGACATTTGAACTCCTGCAGTCGCTCGAGAACAAAATGGCTTCAGCAAATGGTGCCACCCAGATTCGTGCCGGTGTTATCCGTCCTGAGATAATCGTGCCGTGCAACGGTTCCGCCGGCGAAATAAAACCGAGCAGTTCCGAAGGTGGTCTGGCAATCGGTATGGCGGTGCGCATCATTCGTCAACCTCATTTTGGCAAAATCGGCAACGTTACCGCCCTCCCGGTCGAACTTCAGACCATTGAAACCGAAGCAAAAGTCCGGGTTCTTGAGGTCGAACTGGAAACGGGTGAACGGGTTACCTTACCCCGGGCAAATGTCGAAATAATTGAGGAGTAAAAAACAATGCCCGTGTTTAGAAAACCGCTGCTGTTCAGCAGCCTCCTTTTAGTTTTTGTCTTCGCCCTCGGTTATGGAGCAGAAGAACGGCTTGTGGGCAACGCCTGGTTGACCATTCCGGTCGGCACCCGCGAAGCGGCTCTTGCCGGCGCCGCTACCGCCACTTCCTATGGACCACAGGGAATCTTCTACAACCCGGCAGCAACCGCTCATAGTACGCCTTTCACCGCTCAGGTTGAGTATACCAAATGGTTTCTTGACACTCACCATCAGTCGCTTTTTATTGCCCGCAACTTCAAACATTTTGTCCTTGGACTCGGTGTTGTCTCTTTCGCCAGCGGCAAATTTGAATACCGGGAAGAAATCCCCACGGAAGCGCCCTTAGGCACATTTTCGCCCCTTGACCTTACCGGCTATCTCAACATCGCCCGCAACTTTTCTCCCTGGGCAAATGCCGGCATATCGTGCCGTTACTTCTATTCTAAGATAATGAGCAACGAACTTTCCGGATTCGGGGTTGACATCGGCGCCCGATTCCACCCCCTGAAAAACCTGTCAACCGGAGTTGCCATTATCGACTTTGGTCGCACGATGTCCTATAAGTATCAACTTATCTGGCTTCCGACCCGGGTACGCGGCGGCATCGCCTACAACCTGCCGTTGGGCAAAAACCGTCTCCTCCTTGTTACTGACGGCTCCTGGTTTTTCTACTCCAAAAAGGCAGAGGCTCAAGTCGGCACCGAATTCCAGTTAGGTAAAATCCTTTCCCTGCGTACCGGTTACGACCTGTTAAACCCGGCAAACCATCTCAACTTCGGCCTGGGAGTTGCTGTAAACCGCTTCCGGTTTGACTATGCCTTTTCGCCCCTCCAGTTTGGACTCGGTTCGTCGCACCGCTTCGGCGTCGCTTACGGCATATCCGCCCCTGAATCTGACCAACAATAATTAAACTATGCCCTCTCCTTCCCAGGGCTGGCTCGACTTCGAGCAACCGCTTGCCGAACTTTTTGATCGTCTGGAAGAGGTCACCGCGCTCGGTGCCGAGTCCGAGATAAAACGCATCCAGAAACAGATTGAAGAACTCAAAGCCAAACTTTATGCCGACCTCACCCCCTGGCAACGGGTCCTGCTTGCCCGCCACCCAAGGCGTCCTTACACCCTTGACTACATCGACCGGATTGTCACCGACTTTGTCGAATTGCACGGCGACCGGGCATTTGCCGATGACCCGGCAATCGTTGCCGGTCTGGGCAAAATCGACCAAGTCCCCTTTGCCATCATCGGTCAGCAAAAGGGTCGGGACACAAAAGAAAAACTGGCACGCAACTTTGGTATGCCCCATCCCGAAGGCTATCGCAAGGCGCTGCGGGTAATGGAACTTGCCGCCCGGCACAATGTGCCAATCCTCTGCCTTGTTGACACCCCTGGTGCCTATCCGGGCATCGGCGCTGAGGAACGCGGCCAGGCAGAGGCGATTGCCCGCAACCTGCGCGAAATGTCACTCTTTGAAGTGCCGATTATCGTCGTCGTCACCGGTGAAGGTGGTTCGGGCGGCGCACTTGCAATTGCCGTTGGCGACCGGATTTTGATGCAGGAAAATGCGGTATATTCGGTCATCTCACCCGAAGGTTGTGCTGCCATCCTCTGGCGTGATGGTTCGCGCGCGGAACAAGCCGCCGAAGTCTTAAAAATCACCGCCCCGGACTTGCTCAGCCTTGGCGTCATTGACGAAATCGTTCAAGAACCGCTGGGCGGTGCCCATCACGACTGGGACGAAGCCGCCCGCCTGCTCAAAAAGGCGGTTCTGGCGAACTATTATGTCCTCAACACCCTGCCCGGTGATGAACTGGTGCGCCGGCGCATCGAAAAATTCCGCGCCATCGGCGTATTTCAGGAGTTACCAGTTTCCCCGGACGGGTCGTCCCGTTAATGGCTAATCAACCCTTTCGCGCCGGCTATGTTGCTATCATCGGTCGGCCCAACGCCGGCAAATCAACCCTTTTGAACCGGCTCCTTGGTCATCGTCTTGCCATCGTCACCCCGAAACCGCAGACAACCCGGCATCGGATATTGGGCATCCTGAATGGCCCTGACTATCAGGCGCTCCTCCTTGACACACCCGGCATCCTTGACCCGAAATACACCCTGCACAAATTTATGAAAGAAGAGATTAAAAAGGCGCTGGACGATAGCGATGTTGTCCTCTTGGTCATCGATGCCACCGAGCCCGAATTAACCGACCTGAAACTACTTGCGGGCCGCCGCGCCCTTGTCGCCCTGAACAAAATTGACGCCGTCCCCAAACAAAACCTTTTGCCCTTGACCGCGGAGTGTGCTCAGGCTGGCATTGAAAAGGTGTTTATGATTTCCGCCTTAAAAGGTGATGGCGTTGACGACCTGAAAAAGGGCATTGTCGAACTTTTGCCGGAGGGCGCACCTTTCTATCCACCCGATTCCCTTTCCGAGCGGCCCGAGCGCTTCTTTGTTGCGGAACTCATACGCGAGGCGGTTTTCAACCGCTACGGTGCTGAAATCCCTTACTCCACAACCGTCGTGATTGAAGAGTTTCGGGAACGGCCCAACCGCAAAGACTACATCCGGGCGGTGATTTATGTGGAAAAGGAGTCGCAGAAGGGGATTTTAATCGGTGAAGGAGGCCGGGCGTTAAAAAAAGTGGGCGAAATCGCCCGGGAATCAATTGAGCAATTTTTAGGTCGGCCCGTCTATCTTGAACTCTGGGTCAAAGTTACCAAATCCTGGCGCCAGGACGAAAACTTCATCCGCCAGAACCTTTACTTCTGACCCTTTGCCGGTTGGTTCAGTTCAATCAGCACGCCACCGGTTGCTTTGGGATGGATGAAGAAGGTTTTGGTACCGTCGGCACCGGGCTGTGGTGCCGGGTCAACGATTTTAACCCCGGCTTCGGAAAGCCGCTGGAATTCAGCATCAACATCGTCAACTTCAAAACAGATGTGATGGAGCCCTGGTCCCCGCTCGGCAATAAATTTGGCAACAGGCGCATCGGGTGAATCCGGTTGCACCAGTTCAATCTTCGTCTCGCCAATCTGGATGAATCCGACCGTCACCTTGCGGTGTGGCACCGTCTCCTTACCGGTCAACTTCAATCCCAGTTGTTCGGCGTAAAATTTTGCTGCCGCCTCTAAATCGGGCACCGCAATTGCGATATGGGCAATCTTTTTTATCATCTCATCTCCTTTCCCGGTCATATTCACCAAACACGGTGCGCAGCGCATCGCTGATTTCTCCCACCGTCGCACCAACGCGCACCGCTGCCACAATCACCGGCATCAAATTTTCTTCGGTACGAGCAACCCGTTCTACATCTGCCAGCGCCTGCTGTACCGACCTCGCGTCGCGCCGCGCCCGAAATGCGGCAAGTTCCTGGCACCGTTTCTCTGCCAGCGCCTCGTCAACCCGCAACAGCCGCAGTTTCGGTTCAACCGCGTCACTGAACCGGTTCACGCCAACCACAATCCGCTTACCCTCCTCCACCTCACGCTGATATCGCCAGGCGCTTTCCGCAATCCGCTCCTGAATAAACCCCTGCTCAATTGCACTCACCGCGCCGCCCCGTTTTTCCACCTCATCAATCAGCGCCCGTGCCCGGTGTTCAATCTCATCGGTCAAACTCTCAATAAAGTAGGAACCGGCAAGCGGGTCAACGGTGTCAGTCACACCCGTCTCATAACCGAGAATCTGCTGGGTACGCAAAGCAATCGTCACCGACTCCTCAGTCGGCAAAGACAGCGCCTCGTCACGCGAGTTGGTGTGCAAACTCTGGGTCCCTCCCAAAACCGCGGCGAGCGCCTGATACGCCACCCTGATAACATTGTTCTCCGGCTGCTGGGCGGTTAAAGTTACGCCTCCGGTCTGGGTATGGAAGCGCAACTTGCACGACTCGTCTGACGCGCCAAAACGCTCTTTCAGCAGGCGCGCCCACAACCGCCGTGCCGCCCGGAACTTTGCCACCTCCTCAAAGATGTTGGTATGGGCAGCAAAGAAAAACGACAGCCGGGGCGCAAACCGGTCCACTTCCAGCCCGCGCGCCTTTGCCGCCTTGACATACTCCAGACCGTTTGATAGGGTAAACGCCACCTCCTCAACTGCGGTTGCGCCTGCCTCGCGAATGTGGTAGCCGGAAATCGATATCGTATTCCATTTCGGTACCTCAGCGGCACACCAGGCGATGATATCGGTCACCAGTCGCAACGAGGGCCGGGGTGGAAATATGTAAGTCCCCCGTGCCACATACTCCTTCAGAACATCGTTCTGAATCGTTCCCTGTAACTTTTTCCACTCTACGCCCTGCCGCTCGGCGATAACACAGTACATCGCCAGCAGAATCGCCGCGGTCGAGTTAATCGTCATCGAGGTTGACACCCGGTCCAGCGGAATCCCGGCAAACAACCGCTCCATATCCTCAAGCGTTGAAATCGCTACGCCAACCTTGCCCACCTCGCCCCGCGCCATCGGATGGTCCGAATCGTAACCCATCTGGGTCGGCAAATCAAACGCCACCGAAAGTCCGGTCTGACCCTGCTTCAAAAGGTAGTGATAACGGGCGTTGGTCTCCTCTGCCGAACCAAACCCCGCATACTGGCGCATCGTCCACAGCCGCGACCGGTACATTGTCGGCTGAACCCCGCGCGTAAATGGGAAACTTCCCGGCAAACCCTGCTGTTCAAGGTAATCTTCCCCTTCCCGTTCCAGCGGCGTGTAAACCCGCTTCAACGGTATGCCCGAAACTGTCGCCCAATCGTCCTTCTGTTCGGGCGCCTTTTCCAGCGCCGGCTTTAAAACCTCTGCCTCCCACCGCTCAAGTGCCCGTTTCAACCTTTCTTTATCTTCTGCCATCGCTACCCCTTATCGGTTACAATGGTATGCAACCGTGCTTCTTCCACGGA
The candidate division WOR-3 bacterium DNA segment above includes these coding regions:
- a CDS encoding UDP-N-acetylmuramoyl-L-alanyl-D-glutamate--2,6-diaminopimelate ligase, whose protein sequence is MSRVKKLTDVVRGVPCEIKGNSEVEIKGIAYHSADVKPGYLFVAIEGFKVSGREFIDDAIHRGAVAVATVDVREVKKGWVTAIGTKFPRRFLAQVANRFYDFPARKLSLIGVTGTNGKTTTCFMIRSVCQQLGFEPGFIGTIEHFDGQERKPASQTTPESLDFVRMLSRMVENGVPVCVAEVSSHSLELDRVFDLDFRVGVFTNFTQDHLDFHRTMENYKKAKMKLFEGLAPNAFAVVNFDDRVGREIPYLTRAKVISYGTMPEVEPRPDISGVITALYPAGSRCEVRIDGKTIPVEIKIPGRHNLLNLLATFGVAKAMGWEPEVVAEGVSKLDRVPGRLEAVPNRLGFSVFVDYAHTPDALQRVLETAREWTKGKIIVVFGCGGDRDRGKRPLMGKVAVQRADIVVVTSDNPRSEDPKQIIAEILQGIGTPGSNVIVEVDREEAIRQALQRAQSGDTVIIAGKGHEDYQIVGGEKSHFDDREVVRRVLREME
- a CDS encoding penicillin-binding protein 2; translation: MASAGKRSKIVEVIVLLVWGGLVYRLVGVQIVRWRFYEREADRLHFSRVELLGERGKIYDCKGRLLTLNRSTCSIRVLPQWVRNKDTLAQIFADFGLGTYSENRRLLDEHKRLFWFRRRVDFALGDSLRSVLVRRRFRNAVLVENDYQRVYPYKEVCADVVGFVGAEGGLAGIEWEFDRVLKGEPGWIMMQKDAKGFAYPSPGYPRKEPKPGKDIHLTIDVDVQEICYRALEKGVIQTGAKQGSVVVLDARTGAIRALVDYPGYDPNNFKNFPKNLFKSAAVADQFEPGSSFKIVICAAALEDSHPERFTDRVYDVSCGYIEIGKKKIKDVHPNGVLSFDSVFINSSNPACALMSFEIEPESFYSVARYLGFGEKVGIGLPDEGAGYLDSPRLLRNRLRFATISFGQGVTATLLQMAAAYLCIANDGLYLKPYLIEGLANGVGVRANGGGKAIRQAVKKSTAKRMKDILERVVINGTGKLAAIPGVAVCGKTGTAQKVEPWGGYSSTRSLMSFVGFLPKDNPRYVIAVMIDEPKTVRFASAAACPVFKEIGERLLVLEQMDKVVRR
- the rsmH gene encoding 16S rRNA (cytosine(1402)-N(4))-methyltransferase RsmH, with product MKRPGRVGSGCDSLAAAEAFHTPVLVNEVLELLEPCIKAGTVIDGTVGGGGHTEAIACRIKELGVNSRIVGLDLDPAAIRFAAERLKDFGCRVVDFDERRQRGESGNEKQNQLPQDAMIFLVRTSYVNMGEVVERLGVKPVTAVLMDLGVSSFQLNGERGFSFDRDGLLDMRFDPEGSGPTALEILRRASEQELRGWLRKYGEERFSGRIARKIHQHKERIRTSRELADVVRSAVPGFNVRKSLARVFQALRIVVNRELENVAAGLEAAVRVLAPGGRLAVICYQSGEDRCFKEVYRRWKGQEKGKKEKVETTGEHGEWTRRVRVLNPKPIRPCAEEVQINPRARSARLRVLEVVA
- a CDS encoding division/cell wall cluster transcriptional repressor MraZ — translated: MWKIGCGAGMGMRGRFFGTFEYTIDAKGRLAVPVAFRKKLGPEEDTFIFAPGRYQTIEVYPYSEWNDYEERVLRHQPEYTEAAQRFRILLYSQSGEAVLDVQGRILLPKHLREWAGIEQDVIVTGAGRSFLIWQPERFRKFVNEWMARYQEDRDEATRQGWEWMRQFGSGGGFPHPGSGK
- a CDS encoding PorV/PorQ family protein; the protein is MPVFRKPLLFSSLLLVFVFALGYGAEERLVGNAWLTIPVGTREAALAGAATATSYGPQGIFYNPAATAHSTPFTAQVEYTKWFLDTHHQSLFIARNFKHFVLGLGVVSFASGKFEYREEIPTEAPLGTFSPLDLTGYLNIARNFSPWANAGISCRYFYSKIMSNELSGFGVDIGARFHPLKNLSTGVAIIDFGRTMSYKYQLIWLPTRVRGGIAYNLPLGKNRLLLVTDGSWFFYSKKAEAQVGTEFQLGKILSLRTGYDLLNPANHLNFGLGVAVNRFRFDYAFSPLQFGLGSSHRFGVAYGISAPESDQQ
- a CDS encoding acetyl-CoA carboxylase carboxyltransferase subunit alpha; amino-acid sequence: MPSPSQGWLDFEQPLAELFDRLEEVTALGAESEIKRIQKQIEELKAKLYADLTPWQRVLLARHPRRPYTLDYIDRIVTDFVELHGDRAFADDPAIVAGLGKIDQVPFAIIGQQKGRDTKEKLARNFGMPHPEGYRKALRVMELAARHNVPILCLVDTPGAYPGIGAEERGQAEAIARNLREMSLFEVPIIVVVTGEGGSGGALAIAVGDRILMQENAVYSVISPEGCAAILWRDGSRAEQAAEVLKITAPDLLSLGVIDEIVQEPLGGAHHDWDEAARLLKKAVLANYYVLNTLPGDELVRRRIEKFRAIGVFQELPVSPDGSSR
- the era gene encoding GTPase Era — translated: MANQPFRAGYVAIIGRPNAGKSTLLNRLLGHRLAIVTPKPQTTRHRILGILNGPDYQALLLDTPGILDPKYTLHKFMKEEIKKALDDSDVVLLVIDATEPELTDLKLLAGRRALVALNKIDAVPKQNLLPLTAECAQAGIEKVFMISALKGDGVDDLKKGIVELLPEGAPFYPPDSLSERPERFFVAELIREAVFNRYGAEIPYSTTVVIEEFRERPNRKDYIRAVIYVEKESQKGILIGEGGRALKKVGEIARESIEQFLGRPVYLELWVKVTKSWRQDENFIRQNLYF
- the mce gene encoding methylmalonyl-CoA epimerase translates to MIKKIAHIAIAVPDLEAAAKFYAEQLGLKLTGKETVPHRKVTVGFIQIGETKIELVQPDSPDAPVAKFIAERGPGLHHICFEVDDVDAEFQRLSEAGVKIVDPAPQPGADGTKTFFIHPKATGGVLIELNQPAKGQK
- a CDS encoding methylmalonyl-CoA mutase family protein; translated protein: MAEDKERLKRALERWEAEVLKPALEKAPEQKDDWATVSGIPLKRVYTPLEREGEDYLEQQGLPGSFPFTRGVQPTMYRSRLWTMRQYAGFGSAEETNARYHYLLKQGQTGLSVAFDLPTQMGYDSDHPMARGEVGKVGVAISTLEDMERLFAGIPLDRVSTSMTINSTAAILLAMYCVIAERQGVEWKKLQGTIQNDVLKEYVARGTYIFPPRPSLRLVTDIIAWCAAEVPKWNTISISGYHIREAGATAVEEVAFTLSNGLEYVKAAKARGLEVDRFAPRLSFFFAAHTNIFEEVAKFRAARRLWARLLKERFGASDESCKLRFHTQTGGVTLTAQQPENNVIRVAYQALAAVLGGTQSLHTNSRDEALSLPTEESVTIALRTQQILGYETGVTDTVDPLAGSYFIESLTDEIEHRARALIDEVEKRGGAVSAIEQGFIQERIAESAWRYQREVEEGKRIVVGVNRFSDAVEPKLRLLRVDEALAEKRCQELAAFRARRDARSVQQALADVERVARTEENLMPVIVAAVRVGATVGEISDALRTVFGEYDRERR